Part of the Sporosarcina sp. FSL K6-2383 genome is shown below.
AAAGCGGGACCATAAATTTCTCCGTAAAAAGCTAACATCGATGGATATCGATTTAACTCCCTACGAACATCTATTTTAACTTACTTCAGCAAAAGTCCCTTACATCTGCTGAAGTAAGTTAAGCCTCCGGCGGATGTCACAGATTTTGGAGGGAGCGAATTGTGCAAGCACAATTCAAAATCTGGACGCAATTACGCCGAGACGTAATTGATCTTAATTCAGCAAAAGGTGCCCACAGAGTTGTGTGAGCACCTTTTTTGGTTATTCAGCTGAGATGTGCCTCTGTTGAAGCGAGTAAAACTTCGTTAGCATTCCAATTCGCCACGGAACAATCATGCCGAATGCAAGAATCCAGAACATGCCACCCAACTCACCAACGTCGATTGTATTGCTTAGTATGAGCTTCCCAACAAGCCGTACAACGAGCAGTCCCAGTAAGATAAATAGAAATGCTTTTGAACGTTTAACGTAAATGCCATTGTCCTTCCGCTCGAAGTGTGTTGTTTTAATCAAAATGACGGAGAAAAGCACCCCAACAATGAGAGCCTCCACAATTTGTAGCGGGGCGACTCTGAATTCTTCGAAGAAAAACATCAACGCACCAGTTGACATAAAAAGAGGCGGTAGGATAATCCTTTTTGCTGTTACCGGCTTCTTTGCGGCTTTCGTTCGAACGATGAGTGCCAGTATGCCCATGAACAACGCGATAACCGTTGAACCAATAATTAGATAAACCGGGGGTACTTTTGTGAAAATCATTTCGATCAATTCGCTCAATCTTGTTTCCCCCGTTCGATAACCTCTGCTAAACGTTGCTTTAACTCTTCTATCCGAACAAATCGGGCAAATCGCGTATACTCTTTGCCGCCGTAAAACAATAAGACGACCGGTGCCGTAAACAATGACAACTGTCCCGCTATTTCCGGCACTTGCGCTATATTCACTTGATAAAAAGGGATTGGATAGTCTACTTTTAATACTTCCACTTGCGGGTATAATCCATCGCAGACTGAACAATTATTGGTTTTCACGAAGAGAAGCAACTCATTTTTCAGCTTGATTGTCTCAACCCATTCTTCAAACGAAGCTATTTGTTTCACGAGTGATCCCCCTCTTTATTCCATCAAAAACCCGTAAAGTCCCCAAAAATCGGACTCAGTAAGCTGATGATGTACGTCATGCCATCAAAGAACAACAGAATTCCGACTGCAATCATGATGTAACCACCAATTTTCATAATGATTCCACTAGATTTCCGAATCCAAGCAAGCCTTGTCACAAAGAATGATAAGATGAAGAACGGTATTGCAAAACCAAGGACATAGGCTAGCATATATACCATACCAGATCCTGGATTGGCAGCAGCTAAGCTGATAATTACCCCGATGATAGGTCCGGAACATGGCGTCCAGCCCGCTGCAAATCCAAGTCCAATTAGCACGGACCCGAAGTAGCCAGAAGGTCTATTTTTAAACTGTAGCTTCTTTTCCTGCATAAGAAACTTGGGTGTAAATAAACCCGCGATCATCACACCAAATAAGACAATGAAAATAGCTCCCACTTGCCTTAGAATTTCTTGATTTTCAATGAAGAATCGACCTAGGAATGATGAACCAAAGCCAAGTACAACAAAAATAAGTGAAAAACCGATTAAAAAGAACAGTGTGTGTAACATCCCACTTTTGCTCATGCGTTTCGAATCTGATTTCAAATCATCTAGTGACATGCCTGTAATATACGAAAGAAATGCTGGATATAGTGGCAATGTACAAGGTGATATAAAACTTAAAAATCCGGCGCCGAAAGCGAGAAATAGATTTAGGTCTGGTGCCATTATTCTCTCCCCTTCTATCTTTTCTGTCCTAATCGTATCAAAAGATGCGTCGGAATACGCCTAATTTGTCTGTGAACAGTTTATGACATTTTAACATCATACACAATCAATTGCGCCTTGACGCGATTGCGTCCAGATTGCTCAATTCACTCCTTTCAAAATCTGTGACATCCGCCGAAGGCTTTACCTTAATTCAGCAGGGGTTTGGACCCCTGCTGAATTAAGGTAAAGGGCCTACACGTTCCTCAAATAGGTTCGTGTAGGCCAATTGTATCTCAAACGATATCTTCTAAAATACCATTTTGCAGCAAATACATCTTATGATAGAGTCCTTTCTGCGTTAACAATTCCTGGTGCGTTCCACGTTCAACAATCTCTCCCTTATGAAGAACAAGTATCAGTTCTGCATCTTGAATCGTACTCAACCGGTGAGCAATGGCAATCGTTGTACGTCCTTTGCGCATCTTCTCCAAGCTTGCCTGGATTGCGACTTCTGTTTCTGTGTCAATGTTTGCTGTTGCTTCATCGAGAACAAGCACTTTTGGATTCGTTGCAATCGTCCGTGCGAACGCGACAAGCTGACGTTGACCGCTTGAAAAGGTCGAACCGCGCTCTGTCACTTTTTGTGCATATTTGTCAGGTAACCTTTCAATAAATTCATTTGCCTGAACAAATTCAGCGGCCGCTCTCACTTCCGCAGAGGTCATCTCTTGATGATGCAAACGGATATTGCTTTCAATATCTCCGTAAAACAGGAATGGATCTTGCAAAACTAGTCCCATTTTCTTGCGCAGTTCTTGCTTTGGAAACTCCTTCAATGAAATACCATCAATGTAGACTTCACCGCGCTCATATTCATAAAAACGCATCAACAAATTGATGATAGAGCTTTTTCCGCTACCTGTATGTCCGACAAGGGCAACTGTTTCGCCCGCATTTGCGGTGAATGAAATGTTTTTCAACACATCCATTTTTCCATCATACGAAAACGTCACATCGCGAAATTCAATTTTCCCATCTTGTATTTCAGCATTACCGCTATCCTGTTGTTCCGGTTCCATATCTGGATCATCCATCAATTTAAACACGCGGGATGCAGAAACAAGAGCTTGTTGGAAAATAGATAGCCGTTGCATTACTTGTTGAACAGGCTGGAAAATGCGTCCAATTAATGTCGTGAATACATAAAGAATTCCCACTTCAATCGCATTGTCAAGTGACGAAAATCCGAAATAACCTAGGATGAAAACAATGGCTACTGCATACAACAGGTCAATCGCGGGTCCTAGCAACACACTATCAAATTTAATATTGCGCATCCCCGCCCGGAAATGTTTTTCATTAATATCATCAAATTCGATCTCTAATCGTTCTTCCTGTCTAAATGCTTGTACCATCCCCATGCCAGACAATGATTCAGCAATTTTAGCATTTAGTTGGCTTAAACGCTCACGAATATCTTGATAAAAATCGGCACTGTAGCGTCGGTAAATGACAATGACTATTAAGAATAAAGGCAATAATATCAATGACATAAATGTTAGCTTGACATCTAGTGAAAATAAGGCAATATAAACACCGATTAAAACAAAAATGGCTTGTAAAAATGTCACAATGACACTAACGAACATTTCTTTGATAGATTCCGTATCGTTTGTAACGCGCGACACGATACTTCCTGCTGGTGTTTTATCAAAATAACGCATGCCAAGCCCTTGGACTTTTGAAAATACGTCAATCCGCATTTGTTGAATAATTTTCAGGGCAATATCCTGGAAACGTATCAGTTGGAAATAAGACACCACGACGATAAACACTTGAATACTAATATAGACAATCGTGATAGTCATGATGGTATCCTTTGGGAAACTCATCGGTGTTAAATGATTGTCAATGAATCGTTGAATAATTAATGGCCCTATAATGCTACCAATCGTTGTAAATACTAACAAGGTGAGTGCAATGAGTATACTTTTCTTATGAGGGAGCGCGTAGCTTAATAGCCTTTTGAAGACCAACCACTGATCTTTCGCCGTTAGTTTTGGTTGTTTCTCCACTGACATTACTCCTCACCTCCTTGTTCAACAAGCACTTCTAATTGTTGTAAATCATACATTTCTTTATATTTCCCATCCATTTCGATTAATTCCTCATGCGTACCCGCCTCAACGATTGTTCCTTCGTCTAGGACGATAATCTTATGTGCATGTTGAATGGCGCTTAAACGATGCGATGTAATAATCGTCGTTTCGCCTGTCCGTGTTTGTTTAAGTGATTCCAAAATCGCTTCTTCTGTTTTAGCATCAACTGCCGATAATGAATCATCCAAAATCAATAATTCTGGTTCCATAATCAATGCACGTGCAATGGAGACCCGTTGCTTTTGACCACCTGAAAGCGATACGCCACGTTCTCCGACCACAGTGTCATAACCTTCCGTAAACCCTAAAATGTCGTCGTGGATATGCGCAAGTCGTGCCGCCTCATAAATCTTCTCCGTCGCAATCTTAGGATTGGTAAACGCAATATTTTCAGAAAGCGTTGTGGAGAATAAGAAGTGATCTTGTGGTACATAACCAATAGATTCCCGTAAACGTTGCTGCTTGTACTGATTGATGGGATTATCACCATACACAACGCTTCCTTTGTATCCTTCAAATTCTCTGAGCAATAATTTCAGGATTGCCGTTTTCCCTGAGCCTGTCTTCCCTACAATCCCCATCGTTTCTCCCCGTTTCAACGTGAAGTGAACATTATTCAAGGCGGGACGCTCATCCTCAGGGAATTTGAATTCATCTATATCGAAATAGAGATCGCCTTCCGGTCTTTTATCGATCGCACCGGGTAAGTCTTTGATTTCTGGTTCTATAGACAATAATTCCTTAATTCTGCTGTAAGAAGCATTTCCGCGTTCCACTATATTGAAAAGGAACCCAAATGCCAACATCGGCCAAACGAGAAGACCCAGATATGTACTAAACGCCACCATATCACCAATAGACATTTCGTCCGCTATGATAAACTTTGTTCCGAAAAAGAAGGATAAAATATACGAAATCGCAAAGATTCCTGTAATCGTTGGATCGAATAAAGCATCAATTTTGGCGACACGCATATTTTTAGCGACAACATCGGTCGATAAATTTGTGAAATCCTCAATATCTTCCTGTTGCTGGCCAAATGTTTTGATGACCTTAATACCAGATATACTTTCCTGTGTCTTGTCATTCAAATTAGAAAAAGCTTCTTGTGCAAATCGGAATCGTTTACGTAACAATTTTCCATAATAGCCCGTCATAAAAATCATAAACGGTAGCGGAATGAGGGCAATCAATGTTAATTTCCAGTTGATGGTGATGGCCATTGTCAATATAACCAATCCACCCGTTGAAATGGAATCAACAAGTGTTAATACCCCCATGCCTGCAGTTTGCTGCACAGCATTAATATCATTCGTTGCATGGGCCATTAAATCCCCCACCCGCCTTTTTTGGTAGAAAGACGGTGACATTCTCGTGAAATGATTGAATAATTTTTCGCGCATCGTTCGGGATAATAGAACGGCTGAACCAAAAATCATCACACGCCAGTAAAAACGTGCAACATACATGAGTGCGCCTGCCACTCCCAAGATCACAAGCCATTTTGTCAATCCCGTAGCCGTCAATTCGCCTACTGTAATATCATCGACAATAATCCCGATGATTTTCGGTGGCAAAAGCTGCAAGAGCGATACGAATACAAGCATGACAACCCCAAATATATATTGCTTTTTTTGTTGTTTAAAAAACCAACTCAGTTGTACTAAGACTTTCACTTGACTTCCCCTACTTTTCTTTAAAAATCAATTTATGCCTCGGCCTAATTACATCCGAATTTTGAAACAGCAGGGAGTTTAGATTCCCACTGATTCAAATTGCCCTTTGAATAGTTTAGCAAATGTCTGAACAATAGAAAAGGTCCGAGTTTTAAATTATTCGGATTTCGAAATAATAACAGTAATATAACTCGTGATAAAACCATA
Proteins encoded:
- a CDS encoding ABC transporter ATP-binding protein, whose translation is MSVEKQPKLTAKDQWLVFKRLLSYALPHKKSILIALTLLVFTTIGSIIGPLIIQRFIDNHLTPMSFPKDTIMTITIVYISIQVFIVVVSYFQLIRFQDIALKIIQQMRIDVFSKVQGLGMRYFDKTPAGSIVSRVTNDTESIKEMFVSVIVTFLQAIFVLIGVYIALFSLDVKLTFMSLILLPLFLIVIVIYRRYSADFYQDIRERLSQLNAKIAESLSGMGMVQAFRQEERLEIEFDDINEKHFRAGMRNIKFDSVLLGPAIDLLYAVAIVFILGYFGFSSLDNAIEVGILYVFTTLIGRIFQPVQQVMQRLSIFQQALVSASRVFKLMDDPDMEPEQQDSGNAEIQDGKIEFRDVTFSYDGKMDVLKNISFTANAGETVALVGHTGSGKSSIINLLMRFYEYERGEVYIDGISLKEFPKQELRKKMGLVLQDPFLFYGDIESNIRLHHQEMTSAEVRAAAEFVQANEFIERLPDKYAQKVTERGSTFSSGQRQLVAFARTIATNPKVLVLDEATANIDTETEVAIQASLEKMRKGRTTIAIAHRLSTIQDAELILVLHKGEIVERGTHQELLTQKGLYHKMYLLQNGILEDIV
- a CDS encoding ABC transporter transmembrane domain-containing protein, whose protein sequence is MKVLVQLSWFFKQQKKQYIFGVVMLVFVSLLQLLPPKIIGIIVDDITVGELTATGLTKWLVILGVAGALMYVARFYWRVMIFGSAVLLSRTMREKLFNHFTRMSPSFYQKRRVGDLMAHATNDINAVQQTAGMGVLTLVDSISTGGLVILTMAITINWKLTLIALIPLPFMIFMTGYYGKLLRKRFRFAQEAFSNLNDKTQESISGIKVIKTFGQQQEDIEDFTNLSTDVVAKNMRVAKIDALFDPTITGIFAISYILSFFFGTKFIIADEMSIGDMVAFSTYLGLLVWPMLAFGFLFNIVERGNASYSRIKELLSIEPEIKDLPGAIDKRPEGDLYFDIDEFKFPEDERPALNNVHFTLKRGETMGIVGKTGSGKTAILKLLLREFEGYKGSVVYGDNPINQYKQQRLRESIGYVPQDHFLFSTTLSENIAFTNPKIATEKIYEAARLAHIHDDILGFTEGYDTVVGERGVSLSGGQKQRVSIARALIMEPELLILDDSLSAVDAKTEEAILESLKQTRTGETTIITSHRLSAIQHAHKIIVLDEGTIVEAGTHEELIEMDGKYKEMYDLQQLEVLVEQGGEE
- a CDS encoding cytochrome c biogenesis protein CcdA, with the translated sequence MAPDLNLFLAFGAGFLSFISPCTLPLYPAFLSYITGMSLDDLKSDSKRMSKSGMLHTLFFLIGFSLIFVVLGFGSSFLGRFFIENQEILRQVGAIFIVLFGVMIAGLFTPKFLMQEKKLQFKNRPSGYFGSVLIGLGFAAGWTPCSGPIIGVIISLAAANPGSGMVYMLAYVLGFAIPFFILSFFVTRLAWIRKSSGIIMKIGGYIMIAVGILLFFDGMTYIISLLSPIFGDFTGF
- a CDS encoding thioredoxin family protein — encoded protein: MKQIASFEEWVETIKLKNELLLFVKTNNCSVCDGLYPQVEVLKVDYPIPFYQVNIAQVPEIAGQLSLFTAPVVLLFYGGKEYTRFARFVRIEELKQRLAEVIERGKQD
- a CDS encoding cytochrome c biogenesis protein CcdC; protein product: MFTKVPPVYLIIGSTVIALFMGILALIVRTKAAKKPVTAKRIILPPLFMSTGALMFFFEEFRVAPLQIVEALIVGVLFSVILIKTTHFERKDNGIYVKRSKAFLFILLGLLVVRLVGKLILSNTIDVGELGGMFWILAFGMIVPWRIGMLTKFYSLQQRHISAE